In Lycium ferocissimum isolate CSIRO_LF1 chromosome 7, AGI_CSIRO_Lferr_CH_V1, whole genome shotgun sequence, the sequence tttttgttaatcAAAGCAAATCTAGCTCTAAAACCTAACCATTATAATTAAGGGCAATGTATATTGAAAATTTTCTATAAGCAGACACATAAACTATTTTTCATACAATCAGATCTAAAAGAAGTTGTAGCATGTTACAAACGCATGGTGAGAGTGCACGATTATAGGTAATAATATTGAATTTCTCCAATACATATTGTTATTTGTTTAGTTTTACTATTTCATGTGGTTATTGTTcaagaaatatatttttatattactacTTATAATAAGGGAGAATCCAAAGATTTTGTAGTCACTTAGTTAGAATCTAACTAATGGTTACTAACCAAAAggcttctcttccaaattcaactTTTTAGTTGTCCTTTATTGCTTATCTACATAGCTTCTTTTATATGCTTCATTTTTCTCCTACTATATATTGCTTTATTGgcttaatattttttcaaatttgttagtaaattttaaaatgaaCACATAAATTACGACTTATTTCAATTGAGCACCCGAACACACGATAATATGTTTCTATCAGACATTTTctatctaaattttaaaaatacttttgcgCGTATTCTCAAATGTctattacatatatacaaacaGTTAACtacttaaaatatgtcacctCCTTTAATATGCGCATTAGCCTCAATAACTTGTAAATCCTTAGAATCGTTCCAACTATAActaatgtgtataattaaagaaaatgacaTATGTTATGCATGTGTACCTAAATATTACATAATTTTTAGTTTTCCAAGCAAcagtagtactccctccgtcccaatttaagtgtattagtttgactgggcacaatatttaaataaataatggagacttttgaatcttgtggtctaaaacatgccaaaacttactaaatatagaaagagacaccttttttgggacaaataaaaaaggaaagtaagacacttaaattgagacggaggagTATCAAACAATTGTAACAAAAGGGAGCAATCATATTTAAGGTTTTTGAgtatagtttttttttgtttgtgtgttggggggggggggggtgaaaaaaTATTAGGCGGTGACTGCTAGCATAGGGACGCATGATTAAATTAAGCATGAAGCATTGAagctttatttttgtttaaaaaatgattagaatgtacatttcataaaataatgtgCCACTTATAAACTaacaaaaggaagaaatgtCATTTCCTCATCACAGAAGTTTTTGGAAAGCAAAAGGatttaattatattaagaaaagtcaTTAATTCTCGTCATATTTTCATTgtagtttgtatattttaaatgaaaataacatatacTAACATCTCATCGAAAGAATAAATGTAGCATATATAATTGATGTCTCTTGaaccaaattatttttcttctttttgaaagaaagtgTTATAGTTCATAATGGATGTTTTTAATCACACAAATGTTACAACTTAGTtggatttcaagaaatttccaaagtctaaatctaaataaaattcaataaataaataatgctaAAAAGGAGTCTAAAATAAGGACAAAAAAATcttaattcaatttttatatactttgggtgcaattttaattttttggagaGTGTTTAGTATTTTGGAATTTGCAGAAAAGGTCGAACTAATCTTCAAAGAAAAAAGTAATTGCATTAACACTAGTGTCTAAAATAAACTGCTGTGCCTTCCtattttttcatctttccaTGCATGCTGCTACATGTggagaaaaataacaaaagtggACCCTTTTGTTTGTGCAGGACTGCAGGGAATAGTTCCTTAAATATATTCCTATGTTACTCGTACTCTTCACTTTCGGTGTCGCACCCGTATCGACACGACATGGGTGTGAGTGTGGGTGTGGGATCCGTACCCGATTTGATCAACTGATTttggatactttgaccaaaatcgacgTAGAAATTCTGGGCAGACTCAATGATTTCTTTAATCAAAACTAAAGCTaaggtgaaattgaagaaaattgaataccttgtatataaatttttttatgtcACTCTGTTTCTTTTTATCTCCTTTGGGAATTctcctcttgatcaatatttttttctcaagttttccacataatattccataatTTAGGTTTATAAAACctctatttttagatatttgatttttttttagcctAATCCCTGTACCCGTATCCATAACTGGATCCGTATCCccaaatcttaaaatttagatcatgaaggatcCGACATCTATATCGCACCAGACTGACACCTCCACccgagtccgagtaacttagatTCCTAAGTTTGGTCTTTAAGTTTGTCCGTTACATTTGACAGAAGCTATAAAAAAAGAAGCATTTAGCGGGACTCACATTAGAAGGTGCAGTTATGCTATTTTTGGTCTATTTGTAGAGTGTGGTACAACCTTTTGAGTTGCAACTCTGCTATTTTTGCTCTGTTTTTGTGTCTGGTGAAGTTTTCCGTGTTATTATTTTTAGAATTTGATGGGACTTTCCTGATACTTCTAATTAAATTCTTTTATTCTTCCATAGTTTTCCTCAAATATAACGGAGCATATTTGTTAAAGTACTTGACGGACTAATAAGTTCTCACTTTCGACAAATTTTAAGGATAAAAACTGCTCAAGAACGTATTTAAGGGTCTAATTTTTCGTTTACTCAATAAATGTATACGATACAAATCTTCCGTCTCCTTTTTAtaagtactaaatttttttattcaaacTTGCTTTGTGGACTCAATACTTCgttttcattttcaatataTGTTGTCCctttccagtttttttttttttttttttttttctttttccaaatcaTAAAAGATATACGTAAGAAATCCATGTAATGGTGACTAATTTGACACCCGTTttatttttgcgtatttggatcCAAATTTAAGAGAGAAACCTCAGAGATAAGGTATATATTACGTTAGTCTATTTTTTTAGTGGAAGTTCTTAAAGCAAATTCCAGATAGATATGTGTTCTCAGCAATCAACTTTACAGGTTAGAGCTTTATATAGCTGACAGTTTATTTTGCTTTCTAACATCATTTCATATTAATTGGAGTCAAGCTCATCATGCCTCTCAAAAGTTAAAAAGATACaacaggaaaaaataaaaaaataataattattttacataataattaaataaagtaTCTACTAACTTTGAATCTTAGAAATTTTCTTTATGAAATTCAAACTTTGTGCCTGTCTTGTGTGAGAAATCTTGAGATAAATGTCTTAGCTCTCCAACCAGACCTTGTGGACCACAGTAAAACACACCTGTAAATTACATAGATTAAAAAACAGGAATGTTAAACATGGATCAAAACATTATTAATTAGGATTAATTGTAATTAAAGAGGCTAGATAACTAACCAATTCTTTGATCAGGATGATTAATGGTAACATGCTTGAAAACTTGGCGCCAATTTGGCCTAGCAAAATGAGTCTTAACCCTTGTCCCAGAGACAATGTCTACACCACTTTTAGCTTGCTGGATTGATTGAAGCATTGTGATTAGTGCAGACCGAGCATCGCCTTCTTCATAAACGCTGGTGCAGTAGTTGTGAAGCTCAATTAGTCCTTGTTGATCGTTCTCCGAGACCTCATCCATCACACCCTTAAACCACTCAAACGAGCCTTGCTCGCGTGTTACCCAATAGAAGTAGGCTCGTTTAGTTGCAAAGGGACTTCTTTTACTACCCTTACTGCCACTCTCTATTAGTCCATCTTCAATGTCCTTTTGTTGCTTGATGTTATTGAGCACATCTTTTACTATGCTTATCAAAGGTGTTGCCCCAATGCCAAGGCCTACTAAGAGGACTACGTCGTATTTCTTGTAATCTTGTGCTGGTGCTCCATATGGGCCATCAATCAAGAGCTTTGGCAATCTGTCATACATTGCTATGAATAAAAATGTGTATAGAATTCAGGGGAAAAACATTCAATACTTggaaattttcaactttcaacccCTTACCTAGGCTTATAGTCGGCCTTCGCTATTTCTGCTCTTAATAGGCCGCTTTGGTCACCAGTTGGAGGCTCACAAACCTAGATTATGATCAGAACATTAGTCTTCCAATGAACGTAAGTTTCTTCAAGAAATTGAAGTCTTTGATGTCTTATTACTGATTTATGGTCTTTTTCCATTTTGGTCCGTCTGCCAAAGTTAAGGATGAtgctagccaaaatatacaaaacctacaCACTGATTgggtatattatatgtatatttgtgtatattatatgtttattttaattaatatacaaaacatatatttACTGGCTATTATGTTTAAGATCGCTCCGAAAATGTGATCAATGCTTTTATGAATTCAATACCTTAGAGAAAAGAGTTTTGAGCTGAGATGTCCAATCGCCAACCGTTCGAATGTGCATGCTCAGGTAATCATCTACTGGAGCTGAAGAAATGGTAAAAGGATGCCTGCATTACAACATATGATGTTTATAAGTAATTAGTTATATACGGTTTATTTGATCAATGACagttttatttttccttttatcctCCACTCAACTTACCATTGAAATGAAGAAACATCAGAACAGTTCACAAATATGTACTGTCCGCTAGTGTACTTGAAGCCCTGAGGCTTAGACATGTGCACTGCCATTACATTTCCAGGGTATACAGCTACCTGAAAAGCTCTAATTTCAGATAACTATTCTATtcacatgtaatcaaactaggAATCTTAATGCTTCAAATAGTCTTAGGTTTTAAATGTACCTTCAAAATCCTCACAGTCTTGTACCCCGACCTAAATGCACGGAGCAGACGTTCACAAGCATATAGTATCATAGGCACCGCAATATACATCCACGTCTGATCAATGTTtcagaaaaaacaaaagattatTAGATCAATTTTATGGCAAGGCAGGGCATGATCAATATTAAATACAGAGTATGATTTACTTAGTTAAGAACTTACAGTTTTCTTGTACCATTTCCTGGAGAGGTAGAGGAAGTATCCGTGGATGATGAAGAGGACATAGACTATAACAAATAAGTGATGGGAGTACCAAAAGGCGTTGAATCCAGTGAGTTTCTTGATTGTTGATGGAAGATTGAGTCGGTTTCTACGAAACCATGGTTGGGCTAGTACATAGGCTATGATCATAAGGACCACCATCACAACACCGGTCCATCCTTCCGTGCCTTTCACAAACCACCAGTAGTTGTTTGGCCTTTCATCTCCGAAAAATGGCTTCATTGGCTCGTATTCCTCATCCGTGGCATGTAAGAGTCGAGGAAAATCACATGTTAAGTGTGAAACTGCATGTAGGCCTACACCAACTGCTATTCCAAATGCAATTACCTAAACAAAATTGCAACAAACAACACGAAAATCAATCACTTGAGTTTaaagatttttaattttacacTTCTGTTAAGTgaatttcgaaaaaaaattcagtttAGCCCATTGGCCAAAATTAATTACGggctagccaaaatatacaaaacatataactgactaggtatatgatatatatattgtatgtatgggttttgtttatttatatttaatatacaaaagatataCATTTTCTGGATATTATTTTTGAAGAGGtacaaaaatgtaattatcccaTCTTTTGCCTGGCTACATACCTTGTGGAAATTGATGTTATCATCAAAAGGAATTATTTTCCCTAGCTTGGTCCTACTTCTTAGCCAAGTTATGGTGTTTCTACATACTGGCAAAAGAACTAGAGCCATGTTGAGTTTTGTTGTTTCAGCTCCTCCTTTTGCTACGGAGACACAGTAGCCCATAACATCAAAGACAGCACGACGTTTATATTGAATAAATTTCCATGCAAATAGTCCTGCACAGATTGATAGCCATAAAGCCATCACCCAAATCCTCTTCCAATTGTCCTCAATGAAATAGTCCAGCTTTCTTTTGCATATTTTAAGGGGATTTCGCTCTTTGGTTGGCTTAAGTTTCTGACTGAGCATCCGACTCAGAACTCTGCTGTCTGTTGAAAGATTCATCGAGTGAGTTGGAGCCTGAAGAAGCAATGTCTCCAAGTTGTACAGCTGCATCAGATACAACCATTTATTAGCTTTTGCCCTTGTTTTAAGAGTTTCATATTAAATTTCACTTATCAAGCCTGATATGGTAACTTGGAAAACATATTAATGACTTGTTATAACCGGTTAAATAACATTTATAGTGTAAAAATTCTTTACATTGTCAGTGTATCTAACTTACTctttgtttttaaatatgttTTGGAAAGTTTCGTTGTAGAGACGGAACGAACCTCAATGTATCCAAGATTGCCAGGATCTAATTCTTCCATGATGAGAGCTGCATATTCAtctgaatgatcttggattttTGATAGCTTATTTGCAGAAGCACTCAGACTGATGATCTGTAAAAATTTGAACAAAGCATGCGTTTTGACTTCTTCAGGTTTGTATAATTGGATGGACAATAATCAGTTCCTTTTCTTTAGGACCTTACCTCTGTCACCTCTTCTTGAGTAATTCTCCCATCTGCATCTTTGTCCACCCTGTTTTTTGTAATGCCAGCATTAGTATATCAAAAATATCTTATACCACATAATTAATGTCAGAACTTATACAAGTTTTCGTAACTGCAAGTTGGAACTtgtccttttttaaaaataaaaaaaaaaaattgtcataaataattttgaaacaCATGTTATACTATCCAATGTAATTTAGCCGCATTTGACTGATCCTCTGAAAAAGAATAGAGTTTTACTCAATCGATAATGTTCAAAGTAGCAACGATATGTGGTCCGCAATGGAATGGGGTTACGGTTCATGTCATTTTCAGCATTTGTTATGTTAAAACACACTTTTGAAATTTTACATGTAAAGAGTAATAAAATCTTACATGTCA encodes:
- the LOC132064276 gene encoding respiratory burst oxidase homolog protein B, with product MEIENTSDSGSVRSSRVGFSGPLVSGKRSARFNDDESYVEITLDVRDDSVTVQNIKSAADHEAALLASRLEKRPNKTLGSHLSFHLRQVSKELKRMTSSNKFHKIDRSKSGAARALRGLQFMNKNVGTEGWSQVEARFNELAVNGMLTKSLFGQCIGTKESREFAEELFDALARKRCITSSSVTKAELHEFWEQITDTGFDARLQTFFDMVDKDADGRITQEEVTEIISLSASANKLSKIQDHSDEYAALIMEELDPGNLGYIELYNLETLLLQAPTHSMNLSTDSRVLSRMLSQKLKPTKERNPLKICKRKLDYFIEDNWKRIWVMALWLSICAGLFAWKFIQYKRRAVFDVMGYCVSVAKGGAETTKLNMALVLLPVCRNTITWLRSRTKLGKIIPFDDNINFHKVIAFGIAVGVGLHAVSHLTCDFPRLLHATDEEYEPMKPFFGDERPNNYWWFVKGTEGWTGVVMVVLMIIAYVLAQPWFRRNRLNLPSTIKKLTGFNAFWYSHHLFVIVYVLFIIHGYFLYLSRKWYKKTTWMYIAVPMILYACERLLRAFRSGYKTVRILKVAVYPGNVMAVHMSKPQGFKYTSGQYIFVNCSDVSSFQWHPFTISSAPVDDYLSMHIRTVGDWTSQLKTLFSKVCEPPTGDQSGLLRAEIAKADYKPRLPKLLIDGPYGAPAQDYKKYDVVLLVGLGIGATPLISIVKDVLNNIKQQKDIEDGLIESGSKGSKRSPFATKRAYFYWVTREQGSFEWFKGVMDEVSENDQQGLIELHNYCTSVYEEGDARSALITMLQSIQQAKSGVDIVSGTRVKTHFARPNWRQVFKHVTINHPDQRIGVFYCGPQGLVGELRHLSQDFSHKTGTKFEFHKENF